The following proteins come from a genomic window of bacterium:
- a CDS encoding glycosyltransferase: MKKIVHIINSMDLGGNERLLETILDKIDKSAFVNTVVFLDRGQDKSSYLRDSAKNKGAECHTIPMRGNFDVSAFKRLINTIKKISPDIVHTHLVLSQVYGRLAAKFAGVKKIISSEQNIYSYKSRVPFRFLEKYLAGFTTRIVACSCGVKDYLINRVGINKDKVIVIYNCIDETLLGREPAPAAVEKNEIPGNPGGKLIVGSLGHLHKQKGYDCLIDAVKVITAAVPGIIFLIGGTGPLKDHLEAKIKAGGMTNHIRLTGFVKDSAAFMDMLDIFVMPSLWEGFGISALEAIAAGKPVVVSDVAGLNEIIENNESGLFAEPGNHLDLAEKLSVLALDGEKRRYLAENARKRAKDFSCGKIIPLFEKLYNDN, encoded by the coding sequence ATGAAAAAGATAGTCCATATAATAAACAGCATGGATCTCGGGGGAAACGAGAGGCTCCTTGAAACCATTCTGGATAAGATCGATAAAAGCGCGTTTGTAAACACTGTTGTTTTTCTGGACAGGGGACAGGATAAAAGTTCTTATCTGAGAGATTCCGCAAAAAATAAAGGAGCGGAATGCCATACAATTCCCATGAGGGGAAATTTTGACGTGTCCGCGTTCAAAAGACTGATAAATACAATAAAGAAGATAAGCCCCGATATAGTCCATACGCACCTTGTGCTTTCTCAGGTCTACGGCCGGCTTGCCGCTAAATTTGCCGGCGTCAAAAAAATAATATCTTCCGAACAGAATATATATTCATATAAATCGCGTGTTCCTTTCAGGTTCCTTGAAAAGTATCTTGCGGGTTTTACAACCAGGATAGTCGCCTGTTCATGCGGGGTTAAAGATTATTTGATCAACAGGGTAGGCATAAATAAAGATAAGGTTATTGTCATATATAATTGCATCGATGAAACCCTGCTCGGCAGGGAGCCGGCTCCCGCCGCTGTTGAAAAGAATGAGATTCCCGGAAACCCCGGCGGGAAATTAATCGTAGGGTCCCTCGGGCATTTGCATAAACAAAAAGGGTATGATTGTTTGATTGACGCCGTTAAAGTTATTACTGCCGCGGTTCCCGGCATTATATTTTTGATCGGGGGAACAGGTCCTTTAAAGGATCATCTTGAGGCAAAAATAAAGGCCGGAGGAATGACAAACCATATAAGGTTGACGGGTTTTGTAAAGGACAGCGCGGCCTTTATGGATATGCTTGATATTTTTGTTATGCCTTCTTTGTGGGAAGGTTTCGGGATCTCGGCTCTTGAAGCGATAGCTGCGGGAAAGCCGGTTGTCGTATCCGATGTCGCGGGGTTAAATGAGATAATAGAAAACAACGAGTCGGGCCTTTTCGCGGAGCCCGGCAATCATCTGGACCTTGCCGAAAAATTAAGCGTTCTTGCCCTGGACGGGGAGAAGCGCAGGTATTTAGCTGAAAATGCCCGAAAACGGGCAAAAGATTTCAGCTGCGGCAAAATAATTCCTCTTTTTGAAAAATTATACAATGATAATTAA
- a CDS encoding glycosyltransferase family 39 protein: MIIKDICTAVLNRKQYLFVFLFILILFLFFYGNRNSEILSLRIMLSENRILPENTDSAAVFQAFRRLCIYASLLICFYAIGHFVLKIAGLKTDAATSFIFSVAAGSGIFSVLIMSIACVFGISGQTAKIIFFILSFCGFLYCIFLSIAGKGKICLQGSKTGIVCFLLALLLAAVIINYFGAQLPAFEYDSLEYHLAAPKEILRDGQYGYFENNMYMNIPSNLSMIYLICRGAFGESGKFINFFFGLLIVIAIYTCVREHSNALCALYAALGFYIMGIISKEQMYAHVEIAAAFFSVCCVISILKYFKDKKPGFLMLSGAFAGFAVGFKYIAALTVFIPCVFALACFEEKKTITKSIGLYAAWAAIAFMPWLLKNVIQTGNPFYPMLNSVFHVRGWNDEINARFVFSHCGGLSDGLRNLKQLAVFSIHDYFGSPLLFIFPLFTAYALGKDRMLKIIFLIYVSGLILWAFFTKGYMRFLIPLMPFIFIAGGISMYKLDLNITYKKILNCIISVIIIFNLISCFLLFIEGGFLKVFLSDYDRDLFLEEANNDYTAVAFLNKNISPEDRVLYIGEARTYYAGYRPVYNTVFNESVLKPLDDGKKDIRRFVYENNIGYILINRVELNRMYETYGYKPAENTAGLLEEIDGSFDKFYENVRKGTIIYAVD, from the coding sequence ATGATAATTAAGGACATCTGCACAGCCGTTTTGAACAGAAAACAATATCTGTTTGTTTTTCTGTTCATCCTGATTTTATTCCTTTTTTTTTACGGAAACAGGAATTCTGAAATATTAAGTCTCAGGATCATGCTGTCTGAAAACAGGATATTGCCGGAAAATACGGATTCCGCGGCGGTTTTTCAGGCCTTCAGAAGATTATGTATATACGCATCCCTGTTAATCTGCTTTTATGCCATAGGCCATTTTGTTTTGAAAATTGCGGGACTGAAAACCGATGCCGCGACATCGTTTATATTTTCTGTGGCTGCCGGCTCAGGAATATTTTCTGTTTTGATAATGTCGATAGCATGTGTATTCGGGATATCGGGCCAAACTGCAAAAATCATATTTTTTATTTTGTCTTTCTGCGGCTTCCTATACTGCATATTCCTTTCAATAGCCGGCAAGGGCAAGATCTGCCTTCAGGGGAGTAAAACAGGCATAGTTTGTTTTTTATTAGCGCTGTTGCTGGCTGCCGTCATTATAAATTACTTCGGCGCGCAATTACCCGCTTTTGAGTACGATTCCCTTGAATATCACCTGGCGGCTCCGAAAGAAATACTGAGGGACGGGCAGTACGGTTATTTTGAAAATAATATGTATATGAACATCCCGTCAAATCTGTCTATGATATATCTCATATGCCGGGGTGCTTTCGGAGAAAGCGGGAAATTCATAAATTTTTTCTTCGGATTACTTATAGTCATTGCGATTTATACCTGTGTCAGAGAACATTCGAATGCCCTTTGCGCTTTATACGCCGCGCTGGGATTTTATATTATGGGCATCATCTCAAAAGAGCAGATGTACGCGCATGTTGAAATAGCGGCGGCCTTTTTTTCTGTTTGCTGTGTGATTTCCATCTTAAAATACTTTAAAGATAAAAAACCCGGCTTCCTGATGTTATCGGGCGCATTTGCCGGGTTTGCCGTCGGATTTAAATATATCGCCGCGCTTACCGTTTTTATCCCGTGTGTCTTTGCGCTGGCCTGCTTTGAGGAAAAGAAAACAATTACAAAAAGTATCGGTTTATATGCCGCGTGGGCAGCTATAGCCTTTATGCCATGGCTGCTTAAAAACGTCATCCAGACCGGAAACCCCTTTTATCCCATGCTTAATTCTGTTTTTCACGTTCGCGGATGGAACGATGAAATAAACGCGAGATTTGTTTTTTCTCATTGCGGCGGCTTATCAGACGGCCTGCGCAATCTGAAACAGCTGGCGGTTTTTTCCATACATGATTATTTCGGATCCCCTTTGCTGTTTATTTTCCCCCTCTTTACAGCTTACGCGCTCGGTAAAGACCGGATGCTTAAAATTATTTTTCTTATATATGTTTCAGGCCTGATTTTATGGGCATTTTTTACAAAAGGATATATGAGATTTTTAATTCCTCTAATGCCTTTCATTTTTATCGCGGGAGGGATTTCCATGTATAAACTTGATTTAAACATTACATATAAAAAAATTTTAAATTGTATTATAAGCGTCATTATCATTTTTAACCTGATAAGCTGTTTCCTCCTGTTTATAGAAGGCGGTTTTCTAAAAGTATTCCTCTCGGATTACGATAGGGATCTTTTTCTGGAGGAAGCAAATAATGATTATACAGCTGTGGCTTTTTTAAATAAAAATATTTCTCCCGAAGACAGGGTCCTTTATATCGGGGAAGCAAGGACTTATTATGCCGGCTATAGGCCGGTCTATAATACGGTTTTTAACGAAAGCGTCTTGAAACCCCTGGATGACGGCAAAAAGGATATAAGAAGATTCGTATATGAGAATAATATCGGGTATATTCTGATAAACAGGGTTGAGCTTAACAGGATGTATGAGACTTACGGGTACAAACCGGCGGAAAATACGGCGGGCTTATTGGAGGAAATTGATGGATCTTTCGATAAGTTTTATGAAAATGTCCGGAAAGGAACTATAATATATGCGGTTGATTAA
- a CDS encoding class I SAM-dependent methyltransferase, producing the protein MKNSKFGFLEGKLLSSRVYREFFPLGSNERVINIGCGEGPQAIIYKGQYGEMVGIDINRERIKKSEDAMKIYEVQNYTAVCANVEQIPLPGGSFDKAIAIDIIEHVENPSRLCFEANRLLKKTGLLLITFPAMHDKFTDFISKTACFFGRQKKAKNAAGWDPDKHNQRFSIGQWISIVESCGFRLRRSRATTLFPPLHLYGIHRFWFSSNIIHCVDAFFCRIPILKNFGQALVCIFEKQD; encoded by the coding sequence ATGAAAAACAGCAAATTCGGTTTTCTGGAAGGCAAACTCTTATCCAGCAGGGTCTACAGGGAATTCTTTCCGCTCGGGTCAAATGAGAGGGTGATTAATATCGGCTGCGGAGAAGGGCCTCAGGCTATTATCTATAAGGGCCAGTACGGCGAAATGGTCGGGATTGATATCAACAGGGAAAGGATCAAAAAATCGGAAGATGCCATGAAAATTTATGAGGTCCAAAACTATACGGCTGTTTGCGCTAATGTTGAGCAGATACCTCTTCCCGGCGGCAGTTTTGATAAAGCGATAGCAATAGATATAATAGAACATGTGGAAAACCCATCCAGGTTATGTTTCGAAGCAAACAGGTTATTGAAGAAGACCGGCCTGTTATTGATAACTTTTCCCGCAATGCATGACAAATTTACGGATTTTATTTCCAAAACAGCTTGTTTTTTCGGCAGGCAGAAGAAAGCAAAAAATGCCGCCGGGTGGGATCCCGACAAACATAACCAGCGGTTTTCAATCGGCCAGTGGATTTCAATTGTCGAGAGTTGCGGGTTCAGGCTCCGCCGGTCAAGGGCAACGACCCTGTTTCCGCCTCTGCACCTTTATGGTATTCACAGATTCTGGTTCAGCAGCAATATAATTCACTGTGTCGACGCTTTTTTTTGCAGGATTCCCATATTAAAAAACTTTGGACAGGCGCTGGTATGTATTTTCGAGAAACAGGATTAA
- a CDS encoding glycosyltransferase family 4 protein encodes MKKLNIAHIITRMIVGGAQENTVFTVEGLIDRGHRVTLITGPSLGPEGKLLQRIKNKKAEIIEVNEMRREINPLKDTAAFFKILKILRRNRYDIVHTHSSKAGIIGRFAAKKAGTKTIIHTIHGLPYHKYQSLALNRFYKICEKSVSGLTDKYIAVSEAMKQQSLAAGVSREDKYRVIRSGFDLTRYLKPLRASEEIRRSLNIPPDAVLICKIARLFHLKGHEYILESFSRLAPGEKNIYLLLVGDGILRNELERKAEQLGIKENTVFAGLIDPEEIPDYINASDMLVHTSLREGLAKAIPQAYACSKPVVSFDIDGAGELVKNDLTGYLVPPKDTALLAEAIDKLVENSGLRYHMGQKGKSLILPYYDKNYMVDEIEKLYMKECAL; translated from the coding sequence ATGAAAAAATTGAATATCGCGCATATCATTACAAGGATGATAGTAGGGGGAGCGCAGGAGAATACTGTTTTTACCGTTGAGGGGCTGATTGACAGGGGCCACAGGGTCACACTTATAACGGGGCCTTCTCTGGGCCCCGAGGGGAAGCTCCTTCAGCGCATTAAAAACAAGAAAGCGGAAATAATTGAAGTAAATGAAATGCGGCGCGAAATCAACCCCCTGAAGGATACCGCCGCTTTTTTTAAAATACTTAAGATATTAAGACGCAACCGCTATGATATAGTGCATACCCACAGCTCAAAAGCCGGAATCATCGGAAGGTTTGCCGCAAAAAAAGCCGGAACAAAAACCATAATACATACGATTCACGGGCTGCCTTACCATAAATACCAGTCCTTAGCGCTGAACCGCTTCTATAAAATATGCGAGAAATCCGTTTCCGGGTTGACCGACAAATACATCGCTGTTTCCGAAGCGATGAAACAGCAGTCCTTAGCGGCGGGCGTATCAAGGGAAGATAAATACCGGGTAATCAGAAGCGGTTTCGACCTCACAAGATATTTAAAGCCGTTGAGGGCGTCAGAGGAGATAAGAAGAAGCCTGAATATCCCCCCGGACGCTGTCCTCATCTGCAAGATCGCAAGGCTGTTCCATCTGAAAGGGCACGAGTATATATTGGAATCTTTTTCGCGCCTTGCTCCCGGCGAAAAGAATATATACCTGCTGCTGGTGGGGGACGGCATACTGAGAAACGAACTGGAAAGAAAAGCGGAACAGCTCGGGATAAAAGAAAATACGGTTTTCGCCGGGCTTATAGACCCGGAAGAGATCCCCGATTATATCAACGCGTCGGATATGCTGGTCCATACTTCGCTGAGGGAAGGGCTCGCTAAAGCTATTCCCCAGGCATATGCCTGCTCGAAACCCGTCGTATCGTTTGATATTGACGGAGCCGGGGAACTCGTAAAAAACGATTTAACAGGTTATCTTGTGCCTCCGAAGGATACCGCCCTTCTGGCGGAAGCGATTGATAAGCTTGTAGAAAACAGCGGGTTAAGATATCATATGGGACAGAAAGGGAAGTCCCTTATTCTTCCTTACTACGATAAAAATTATATGGTCGATGAAATAGAGAAGCTGTATATGAAGGAATGCGCTTTATGA
- a CDS encoding undecaprenyl/decaprenyl-phosphate alpha-N-acetylglucosaminyl 1-phosphate transferase → MMPLKEMISLAFVSALSSAALTILCKKAALKTGFIDVPSSRKIHTQKVPLLGGLSIFLNIFLITALAIIFIALNARYGFVGSLNTYFLPNYSGMVAKLPQLSAIFLGGALIVLAGLYDDKYDLKPAMKIILQLAAATVPIVSGIKISLFLGNNAMSILFTYVWFFLIINAFNLLDNADGLSAGVALIATVVFGVISLTSKELFISSMLFILAGTLMGFLFFNFHKATIFMGDAGSMFLGYILAVFTTLGTYYTSESRTLFPILMPIVVLAVPLYDTFSVIIVRLYKGVSIFAADKNHFSHRLMRLGFSYKAAIIFIYIICLCTGIAAIILPEIDRLFSSLLILLQVFLILFIIGILEYYGAHNGRKKD, encoded by the coding sequence ATGATGCCGCTTAAGGAAATGATATCGCTGGCTTTTGTATCGGCGCTGTCTTCGGCGGCCCTGACAATCCTGTGCAAAAAAGCGGCGTTGAAAACAGGGTTCATCGACGTCCCGTCATCACGGAAAATACATACGCAGAAAGTACCTTTGCTCGGCGGGCTCTCGATATTTTTGAATATCTTCCTGATAACGGCGCTGGCAATCATATTCATAGCGCTTAACGCCAGGTACGGCTTTGTTGGAAGCCTGAATACTTATTTCCTGCCGAATTACAGCGGCATGGTAGCCAAACTGCCGCAGCTTTCGGCCATCTTTTTAGGCGGGGCGCTGATAGTGCTGGCCGGCTTATATGACGACAAATATGATTTGAAACCGGCGATGAAGATCATACTGCAGCTCGCGGCGGCCACTGTCCCTATCGTAAGCGGCATAAAGATAAGCCTGTTTTTAGGGAATAACGCCATGTCAATCCTTTTCACGTACGTATGGTTCTTTTTGATTATAAACGCGTTTAACCTCCTGGATAACGCCGACGGCCTGTCGGCAGGCGTCGCTTTGATAGCCACCGTTGTTTTCGGCGTCATATCGCTGACGTCAAAGGAACTTTTCATTTCTTCAATGTTGTTTATCCTCGCCGGCACACTGATGGGCTTTCTCTTTTTTAATTTTCACAAAGCTACTATTTTCATGGGGGATGCGGGCAGTATGTTCTTAGGTTACATACTCGCGGTGTTTACCACGCTGGGGACCTACTATACTTCCGAGAGCAGGACATTATTCCCTATCCTGATGCCGATTGTCGTCCTCGCGGTCCCGTTGTATGATACTTTTTCCGTCATTATCGTAAGGCTGTACAAGGGTGTTTCCATCTTTGCCGCGGATAAAAATCATTTTTCGCACAGGCTGATGCGCCTCGGGTTCTCTTATAAGGCGGCGATAATCTTTATTTATATAATCTGCCTGTGCACCGGCATCGCGGCGATAATACTTCCCGAAATAGACAGACTTTTCTCGTCGCTGTTGATTTTGCTGCAGGTTTTTTTAATCCTTTTTATAATCGGCATACTTGAATATTACGGGGCGCATAATGGAAGAAAAAAGGATTAA
- a CDS encoding O-antigen ligase family protein, with the protein MEEKRIKLLSWMVRPARVLDLAIISAMSLVVFARPFFSGIVFPRSNYIFLVLWFLLLIMIYARNIIEKEAFVMDVIACLLLAFFLVSLLSSRLSSVPWRGRNLLVNQITWIVIYISVFNYFKKRESYNFIIYVMAASVILISLYGLYQYFYGLQETRDWVEKTGLAKHLSSSLLGRLSRNRVFSLFVYPNALAGFLVLTFPVVLSVFIKTIKERDYRKYGNIIIAASAGSLLLAMYVFRPMLFFPALIGIIFSPLTVILALYLTFSKGGLLSFFIMSVFYLLFAFFRSRSRMRSLALAMITVIVVILVSSALLFQKYKGDFFSSPRASAKVRFDYWKAGIEMVKEKPLLGVGSGAFGVFYPKYKLPEAQETQMAHNDYVQFLAETGITGFFFYISAIIIIIFNMAKNCMRMDLGKSDNYLMLGIFMGVAGLLIDSAWEFVLYIPGISSALFFLSAVFISRNNISRPALNLAKNRAVIALSLAVILAAFIFSYSYSKSIVDSADLLEQSSRAFQEKQEASALDFINRAIISDPENAQLREYRGSLYEYMGYYEKALADFRDASRLEPTTGYYHFKIATAVKDLYLSSGRKLPADEIELELRRAISCYPTKAFYYLQLGLFYDKIKNYGEAMANLEKAAALEPEMQGLDELIFQVQKKITLGR; encoded by the coding sequence ATGGAAGAAAAAAGGATTAAACTGCTTTCCTGGATGGTAAGGCCCGCCAGGGTCCTGGATTTGGCCATCATATCCGCCATGTCCCTGGTGGTTTTCGCAAGGCCCTTTTTCAGCGGCATAGTGTTTCCAAGGTCTAATTATATTTTCCTGGTCCTGTGGTTCCTGCTGTTAATAATGATATACGCCAGGAATATAATAGAGAAAGAGGCCTTTGTAATGGATGTCATCGCCTGCCTGCTGCTGGCGTTTTTTCTTGTCTCCCTGCTGTCCAGCCGGCTTTCATCTGTTCCGTGGAGGGGAAGGAACCTGCTTGTCAACCAGATCACATGGATAGTCATATATATTTCGGTTTTCAACTATTTCAAAAAAAGAGAATCATATAACTTTATCATTTATGTCATGGCCGCGTCGGTTATCCTGATTTCGCTTTACGGGTTGTACCAGTATTTCTACGGCCTTCAGGAAACAAGGGACTGGGTGGAAAAAACAGGGCTGGCTAAGCATCTCTCGAGCAGCCTGCTCGGAAGGCTCTCCCGCAACAGGGTCTTCTCCCTGTTTGTGTATCCCAACGCGCTGGCGGGTTTTCTCGTGCTCACTTTTCCTGTGGTGCTCTCGGTATTCATAAAAACCATAAAAGAGAGGGATTACAGGAAATACGGCAACATTATCATAGCCGCTTCCGCGGGTTCGCTGCTACTTGCGATGTATGTCTTCAGGCCCATGTTGTTTTTTCCTGCGTTAATAGGGATTATATTTTCGCCGCTTACCGTGATTTTAGCCTTATACCTGACCTTTTCAAAAGGCGGGCTTCTGTCATTTTTTATAATGTCTGTGTTCTACCTGCTGTTTGCCTTCTTCCGTTCCAGAAGCAGGATGCGCTCGCTCGCGCTGGCAATGATAACCGTTATCGTCGTCATACTGGTATCGTCCGCTCTGCTGTTCCAGAAATATAAGGGCGATTTCTTCAGTTCGCCCCGGGCATCGGCCAAAGTCAGGTTCGATTACTGGAAAGCCGGGATTGAGATGGTGAAGGAAAAACCGCTGCTGGGCGTGGGCAGCGGCGCTTTCGGGGTTTTTTATCCGAAATACAAGCTTCCGGAAGCCCAGGAAACTCAGATGGCCCATAATGATTATGTCCAGTTTCTCGCCGAGACAGGCATAACCGGGTTCTTTTTCTACATTTCCGCCATAATCATAATCATCTTCAATATGGCGAAAAACTGTATGCGCATGGACCTGGGCAAAAGCGATAATTACCTTATGCTTGGGATATTCATGGGCGTTGCGGGGCTTTTGATAGACAGCGCATGGGAGTTTGTCTTGTATATCCCCGGAATAAGCTCTGCTCTTTTTTTCCTGTCGGCTGTTTTCATTTCGAGAAACAATATTTCCCGGCCGGCATTAAACCTGGCGAAAAACAGGGCCGTCATCGCCCTGTCTCTGGCGGTAATACTGGCCGCGTTCATATTTTCATACTCTTATTCGAAATCGATAGTGGATTCCGCCGATCTGCTCGAGCAGTCCAGCAGGGCTTTCCAGGAAAAACAGGAAGCCTCCGCGCTGGACTTTATCAACAGGGCCATAATATCCGACCCGGAAAACGCACAGCTGAGGGAATACCGCGGTTCTCTTTACGAATATATGGGGTATTACGAAAAAGCGCTCGCTGACTTCAGGGATGCTTCCAGGCTTGAACCCACGACGGGGTATTATCATTTTAAAATAGCGACCGCCGTAAAAGACCTGTATTTGAGCAGCGGCCGCAAACTGCCCGCCGATGAAATAGAACTTGAGCTGCGCCGGGCGATTTCCTGCTATCCGACAAAAGCGTTTTATTATCTTCAGTTGGGACTTTTTTATGATAAAATAAAAAATTACGGCGAGGCTATGGCGAACCTGGAAAAAGCGGCGGCGCTGGAACCTGAAATGCAGGGATTGGACGAATTGATTTTTCAGGTGCAGAAAAAAATAACGCTGGGGAGATAA
- the aroQ gene encoding type II 3-dehydroquinate dehydratase, translating to MKILVINGPNLNLLGKREKDIYGSKTLENINKQMTRVAKEKNAELDFFQSNHEGEIVDKLGQAEKSYAAVVINPAAYTHTSVAIRDAIASINIPVIEVHISNIYQREEFRHKSLIAPVAKGQVSGFGEYSYILGLLAAIYTIENR from the coding sequence ATGAAAATTCTCGTTATTAACGGGCCTAACCTGAACCTGTTGGGAAAGCGCGAAAAAGACATTTACGGCAGCAAGACGCTGGAAAATATAAACAAACAGATGACGCGCGTTGCCAAAGAAAAAAATGCGGAACTGGATTTTTTCCAGTCAAACCACGAGGGCGAGATAGTCGACAAACTGGGACAGGCTGAAAAATCATACGCCGCGGTCGTCATCAATCCCGCGGCATACACGCATACGAGCGTGGCCATACGCGACGCGATAGCGTCTATAAATATCCCTGTCATCGAAGTGCATATCTCCAACATATACCAGAGGGAAGAATTCAGGCATAAGTCCCTGATCGCGCCTGTCGCAAAGGGACAGGTGTCAGGGTTCGGGGAATACAGTTACATACTCGGGCTCCTTGCCGCGATTTATACAATCGAAAACAGATGA
- a CDS encoding aminopeptidase P family protein, whose protein sequence is MTSLTGEILESAAADAFLETDLKNIRYLSGFCGTTAVILILKGAPEPVLITDARYYGSIRRTGGLFRAVESSDFTGSILQLCEKAKAGTLAYNGDYLTVSGLNRLKKRLGKIHMSCRDDIVSSFRTVKNDGELKRIKEACRIADDIFLKIEKKIKPGVKEGEIKNLIYNMSRDCSAEGCSFEPIVASGPNSAVPHYYGGGRRILANDIVLVDMGFIFKGYSSDLTRVLFTGKIKPIFKKIYNIILSASDIAVEKSKPGAGCSSIDNEVRKFISSSGYGKYFIHSTGHGIGLEVHEKPYLSPGSRETLSNGNVFTIEPGIYLPGLGGIRIENVFSLNRGKPIRLSKSRTYNF, encoded by the coding sequence ATGACCTCGTTAACCGGAGAAATTCTTGAATCGGCCGCCGCCGACGCTTTTCTTGAAACCGACCTGAAAAACATCCGTTACCTGTCGGGCTTCTGCGGCACAACAGCCGTCATCCTTATTCTCAAAGGAGCGCCGGAGCCGGTCCTTATCACGGATGCGAGGTATTACGGGTCAATCCGCAGGACCGGGGGGCTCTTCAGGGCCGTCGAATCAAGCGATTTTACCGGCTCCATACTGCAGTTATGCGAAAAAGCGAAAGCCGGGACACTGGCGTATAACGGGGATTATCTCACAGTCAGCGGGCTCAACAGGCTGAAAAAGCGCCTGGGTAAAATCCATATGTCCTGCAGGGATGATATCGTATCATCTTTCAGGACTGTCAAGAACGACGGGGAATTAAAAAGAATCAAAGAGGCTTGCAGGATAGCGGACGACATTTTCCTGAAAATCGAAAAAAAGATAAAGCCCGGCGTAAAAGAAGGGGAAATAAAAAACCTTATATATAATATGTCAAGGGACTGTTCGGCTGAAGGGTGTTCTTTCGAACCTATCGTGGCCAGCGGCCCCAATTCAGCCGTGCCGCATTATTACGGCGGCGGACGCCGGATACTCGCAAATGACATAGTCCTGGTCGATATGGGATTTATTTTTAAAGGGTATAGTTCTGACTTGACAAGGGTATTGTTCACGGGTAAGATAAAGCCTATTTTTAAAAAAATATATAACATTATATTAAGCGCATCTGACATCGCGGTTGAAAAATCGAAACCCGGGGCCGGCTGCTCTTCCATAGATAACGAAGTGAGGAAATTCATATCTTCCAGCGGGTACGGGAAGTATTTTATCCATTCCACGGGGCACGGCATAGGGCTGGAAGTGCATGAAAAGCCTTATCTGTCGCCGGGGAGCAGAGAGACGCTCTCAAACGGCAATGTTTTTACCATTGAGCCCGGAATATACCTGCCGGGCCTGGGGGGCATACGCATAGAAAATGTTTTTTCGCTTAACAGGGGAAAACCGATACGGTTATCAAAATCAAGAACATATAATTTTTAA
- the efp gene encoding elongation factor P, which translates to MASANELRNGNYLILSGRLYNVVSYQHVKMQQRSPVVTLKLKDLSTGAVIERKMRSDENVEMAYIVAKQVEYLYNSQDHYYFMDMETFEQFTIDKEVLGEAVKFLKENTEIKAIMHDNKAVSIELPVTVDLKVVKTDPGLRGNTVSGGSKPATLETGAVIQVPLFINEGDVLKVDTRDGGSYIQRA; encoded by the coding sequence ATGGCTTCAGCTAACGAGTTGAGAAACGGGAATTATCTGATTTTAAGCGGCAGGCTTTATAACGTCGTTTCATACCAGCATGTAAAAATGCAGCAGCGCTCGCCCGTAGTGACATTGAAATTGAAAGACCTGTCCACGGGCGCCGTGATAGAGAGAAAAATGAGGTCCGATGAAAACGTGGAAATGGCGTATATTGTTGCTAAACAGGTCGAATACTTGTATAATTCACAAGACCATTATTACTTTATGGATATGGAGACATTCGAGCAGTTCACAATAGATAAGGAAGTCCTGGGCGAAGCAGTCAAGTTCCTGAAGGAAAACACCGAAATCAAGGCAATAATGCACGACAACAAGGCTGTCAGCATCGAGCTTCCTGTAACTGTCGACCTCAAGGTGGTAAAAACGGATCCGGGATTAAGGGGCAACACTGTCAGCGGCGGTTCCAAACCGGCGACTCTGGAGACCGGCGCCGTGATACAGGTCCCTCTTTTCATAAACGAAGGGGATGTTTTAAAGGTGGACACCAGGGACGGCGGCTCGTATATACAGAGAGCGTAA
- the accB gene encoding acetyl-CoA carboxylase biotin carboxyl carrier protein — MNLKEIQEIVKLMKENEITEFEMERDGLKIVLKKSGAVQIHPNAARAESSDVHMLPQNQSAPKAEPSASQAESMKKGNIITSPMVGTFYRAPSPEAPSFVEKGQSVKKGDIVCIIEAMKVMNEIESEFSGKITEIFIENGEPVEFGQPIFRIE; from the coding sequence ATGAATCTGAAAGAAATCCAGGAAATAGTTAAATTGATGAAGGAAAATGAAATCACGGAATTTGAAATGGAACGTGATGGGCTGAAAATCGTGCTGAAAAAAAGCGGAGCCGTGCAGATACATCCCAACGCGGCCAGAGCCGAATCGTCAGATGTCCATATGCTGCCGCAAAATCAAAGCGCCCCTAAAGCAGAACCTTCCGCATCCCAGGCCGAGAGCATGAAAAAAGGCAATATTATAACATCACCCATGGTAGGCACTTTTTACAGGGCCCCATCCCCCGAAGCCCCTTCCTTTGTTGAAAAAGGACAGAGCGTCAAGAAAGGCGATATTGTCTGTATTATCGAGGCTATGAAGGTGATGAATGAGATTGAATCCGAGTTTTCCGGGAAGATAACCGAAATATTTATCGAAAACGGGGAACCTGTTGAATTCGGTCAGCCAATCTTTCGTATTGAATAA